The genomic segment AGACAGGTTTGGAATAAAGCCTTTATACTATTATGAAGATGAAGATAAGTTCCTGTTTGCTTCTGAGTTAAAGTCTTTACTGGCTTATAATATTGAAAGAAATGTAGATAATACTGCTGTGCTGCAATATCTGCAGTTCGGTTTTATTCCCGCGCCGCATTCTATCATAAAAGGGGTTAGAAAACTTGAGCCTGGCACTTATCTTAATGTAAAGAAGAGGGATTTAAAGGTTTGTAGATATTATGACCTGACTGAAAAATCAATTCCTATAACCGACAATTATGATACGGCGAAGAGAAAGATTATTGAAATGTTAGACGATTCAGTGGAGAAAAGAATGATTTCAGATGTGCCTCTCGGAGCTTTTCTAAGTGGAGGAATAGATTCTTCTGTCATCGTTGCATTGGCAAGCAATTATAACAAATATCTGAATACCTTTTCAATTGGATTTAAAGATGAACCATTTTTTGATGAAACAAAGTATGCTAAACTAGTTGCAGATAAATTCCAGACAAACCATACTGTATTTACACTAACCAATGAAGACCTCCTTGAAGAGGTCTATAATGTGCTGGACTATATAGATGAGCCATTCTCTGACTCATCGGTGCTTCCATTTTATATTTTGAGCAAACGCACTTCTAAGAAGATGAAAGTAGCATTGTCCGGAGACGGTGGAGATGAGGTGTTTGGCGGCTATAATAAACATTTTGCAGATTACAAGATAAGGCAGGGCGGTTTTCTGATGAATGCTGCCACCGCATTGTTGCCGTTGCTTAAGCAATTACCCTCTTCCAGAAACTCTCCTTTTTATAATAAGGTTCGTCAGGCAATCAAGCTTGCAGAGGGAGCAAAGTTGAGAGAGGCAGATAGATATTTGCTTTGGTGTTCGTTAAATAATGCCAAAACATTGTCCGAAATATTTACCAAAAACTTTTGGGCAAATGCTGATGAGGGGGAATTGGAACAGAGAAATAAATACTATCAGAGGTTTTTCAAAGGAAAGCCAGATATTAATCAGGTGCTATTGTCTGACATAAATTTTGTACTTCCAAATGATATGCTGTTTAAAGCAGATATGATGTCTATGGCCAATAGTTTGGAAGTCAGAACTCCATTTCTTGATCATCGTCTGGTAGAATATGTAAACGGCTTGCCATCATCCTTTAAGATCGGCGAGTCTATGCAAAAAAGAATTTTGCAGGATGCCTTTAAGGACATTTTGCCTAAAGAATTGTATCGTAGACCGAAACAAGGGTTTGATGTCCCGATGATGAAATGGTTTAAATTTGAATTACGGCCATTGATTAAAGAACAACTTCTTGAAGACGAATTTATTAAGGAGCAGGGAATTTTCTCTCCTGAATACATCAAGGGCATTAAAGAGCAGCTATTTGGAGGAAAATCCATAGATCAGGATAAAGTTTGGAATTTACTAGTCTTCCAATATTGGTATCGAAAATACATTTTCAGATATAATTAATTAATTTACTATTTTTGACGATCATTAATTTAAATAGTAGCTTTTGACATCGTCAAAGCCAGAAAATAAATATTTTAAAACAGGAGAGGGATTTTCAGCGTAAGGTTGAAAGTTTCGATATTTTTAAAAAATGAAAAAAGCTTTAATTACTGGAATTACAGGTCAGGATGGTGCATATCTGGCAGAACTTCTTCTTAAAAAAGGTTATGAGGTTCATGGAATAAAGAGAAGAACATCTCTTTTTAATACAGACAGAATAGATCACCTTTACATGGATCCTCATGAAAAGAATGTCAATATGAAGCTTCATTATGGTGATTTGACAGATTCAACAAACATTATCAGAATTATCCAGGAAGTGCAACCTGATGAGATTTACAATCTTGGTGCAATGTCTCATGTGAAGGTTAGTTTTGAAACACCTGAATATACAGCAAATGTTGACGGGCTCGGAACATTGAGGATACTGGAAGCAGTTCGTTTGCTGGGGTTGACAGAGAAAACCAAGATTTATCAGGCATCTACTTCTGAGCTTTATGGTTTGGTGCAAGAAGTGCCCCAAAGTGAAAAAACTCCTTTCTATCCAAGATCTCCATATGCAGTAGCTAAAATGTATGGTTACTGGATTACTGTAAATTACAGAGAGGCTTACAATATGTTTGCGGTAAACGGAATTTTGTTTAATCACGAATCTCCGCTTAGGGGTGAAACTTTCGTAACAAGAAAAATCACAAGAGGGGTTGCGCGTATTGCACTTGGCCTTCAGGATAAATTGTATCTTGGTAACCTTGACGCGAAAAGAGATTGGGGACATGCTAAAGATTATGTGGAAGCAATGTGGCTGATGCTTCAGCAAACCAAACCTGAAGACTTTGTAATTGCAACGGGCATTACAACTACAGTTAGAGATTTTGTAATTCTTGCATTTAAAGAAGTGGGTATAGAGCTTGAGTTCAAAGGCAAAGGTGTTAAAGAAGTTGCGAAAGTAAAATCATGCTCTAACAAAGCATATCAGTTGAAAAAGGGAACAGAGGTTTTGGCAGTTGATCCAATGTACTTCCGGCCTACTGAAGTAGAGTTATTAATTGGAAACCCAGCCAAAGCTAAGAAAAAGCTTAAATGGAAGCCTCAGTACAATTTGAAATCTCTGGTTAAGGAGATGGTAAAGTCAGATGTTGAACTATTCAAGAGAGACGAATATCTGAAACAGGGTGGACATAAGATTCTGAATTATTTTGAATAGCATGCAGAAGGACAGTAAAATTTTTGTTGCCGGGTCTAGAGGAATGGTAGGATCTGCTATTGTGAGGAAATTGCAGAAGGAAGGTTTTACCAATCTGATCATTAGAACCTCTAAGGAACTGGATTTGAGAGATCAGAAACAGGTTCAGGATTTTTTTGAAAAGGAAAAGCCCGATTACGTATT from the Sporocytophaga myxococcoides genome contains:
- the asnB gene encoding asparagine synthase (glutamine-hydrolyzing) codes for the protein MCGITGIFAYNQIGSLYMINLVKAMNKLENRGPDWRGSYIDDNFGLGHRRLSIIDTSRSGDQPMKDETGRFILVYNGEIFNYQELRAGLINKGVSFNSNSDTEVLLKLLIFEGPACLEKLIGFFSFALIDTAENSILLARDRFGIKPLYYYEDEDKFLFASELKSLLAYNIERNVDNTAVLQYLQFGFIPAPHSIIKGVRKLEPGTYLNVKKRDLKVCRYYDLTEKSIPITDNYDTAKRKIIEMLDDSVEKRMISDVPLGAFLSGGIDSSVIVALASNYNKYLNTFSIGFKDEPFFDETKYAKLVADKFQTNHTVFTLTNEDLLEEVYNVLDYIDEPFSDSSVLPFYILSKRTSKKMKVALSGDGGDEVFGGYNKHFADYKIRQGGFLMNAATALLPLLKQLPSSRNSPFYNKVRQAIKLAEGAKLREADRYLLWCSLNNAKTLSEIFTKNFWANADEGELEQRNKYYQRFFKGKPDINQVLLSDINFVLPNDMLFKADMMSMANSLEVRTPFLDHRLVEYVNGLPSSFKIGESMQKRILQDAFKDILPKELYRRPKQGFDVPMMKWFKFELRPLIKEQLLEDEFIKEQGIFSPEYIKGIKEQLFGGKSIDQDKVWNLLVFQYWYRKYIFRYN
- the gmd gene encoding GDP-mannose 4,6-dehydratase, yielding MKKALITGITGQDGAYLAELLLKKGYEVHGIKRRTSLFNTDRIDHLYMDPHEKNVNMKLHYGDLTDSTNIIRIIQEVQPDEIYNLGAMSHVKVSFETPEYTANVDGLGTLRILEAVRLLGLTEKTKIYQASTSELYGLVQEVPQSEKTPFYPRSPYAVAKMYGYWITVNYREAYNMFAVNGILFNHESPLRGETFVTRKITRGVARIALGLQDKLYLGNLDAKRDWGHAKDYVEAMWLMLQQTKPEDFVIATGITTTVRDFVILAFKEVGIELEFKGKGVKEVAKVKSCSNKAYQLKKGTEVLAVDPMYFRPTEVELLIGNPAKAKKKLKWKPQYNLKSLVKEMVKSDVELFKRDEYLKQGGHKILNYFE